One Amaranthus tricolor cultivar Red isolate AtriRed21 chromosome 10, ASM2621246v1, whole genome shotgun sequence genomic window carries:
- the LOC130825696 gene encoding pumilio homolog 24 isoform X1: MAPNDKSQTLKKRKRIAGSKDDATEISNFKKKSKQLGKPVSGKSVSGKPVSGKPVKKKPEIQAKDGQLSKRELLKVAKERAEARKKKRKRHFTLEQELALLWEKMRRRNISKEERSKFVSEALEKMKGKIPEIAGSHISSRVLQTCVKYCSDAERDAIYEELKPHLLTLSASPYAVHLVTKMFDNASKSQLPKLISLLHGHVASLLRHSVGSIVVEHAYQMGNATHKRELLMELYSTELQLFKDLANMKENKIIDLMSKLGLKKSSVLRHMSTVLQPVLEKGIVDHSIIHKALLEFLSIADKLSAEDIIKQLSGALLVRMIHTKEGSRIGMLCVKHGSAKERKKLVKGVKGHVGKIAQDHCGSLVLVSALSIVDDTKLVTKIIIRELQPILKELVYDKSGRRPILQLLHPYCQRYLSLDDLASLNASIPSLSAKEVEDDENHGEDKLAESKDYGEGDEKEVDEHMEAEEDIHLVKGGKKDPFVRRQELLVKSGLAESLVDVCIESAEELLKSNFGREVLYEVATGGVDNILRPTLDDKLTSLYEKMATLAAEPKSEESEHVLENFHSSRTIRKLVLDCPDFASILWKTALNGNSKIWAEGHSAKVVAAFMESSDPKVRELASKELQPLIDGGVLKIPETKPLEK; this comes from the exons ATGGCACCAAATGATAAATCCCAGACATTAAAGAAGAGGAAACGAATTGCAGGAAGTAAAGATGATGCAACAGAAATCTCCAATTTTAAGAAGAAATCCAAACAGCTCGGTAAACCCGTTTCTGGAAAATCCGTTTCTGGCAAACCTGTTTCTGGGAAACCCGTCAAGAAGAAACCAGAGATTCAAGCCAAGGATGGTCAATTGTCCAAGAGAGAGCTTCTTAAGGTTGCCAAG GAGAGAGCAGAggcgaggaagaagaagagaaagcgTCATTTTACACTTGAGCAA GAGCTTGCTTTATTATGGGAGAAAATGAGACGGCGTAATATTTCCAAGGAAGAAAGATCAAA GTTTGTATCCGAGGCTTTGGAGAAGATGAAGGGTAAAATTCCAGAAATTGCCGGCTCCCATATCTCATCACGTGTATTGCAG aCATGCGTTAAGTATTGCTCAGATGCTGAGAGAGATGCAATATATGAGGAACTGAAACCACACTTACTTACTCTTTCCGCAAGCCCCTATGCTGTACATCTAGTGACCAAAATGTTTGACaatg CTTCTAAATCTCAGCTACCAAAGTTAATTTCCCTACTTCATGGGCATGTTGCTTCACTTTTAAGACATAGTGTGGGTTCCATTG TTGTTGAGCATGCATATCAAATGGGAAATGCAACTCACAAACGAGAGCTTTTGATGGAACTCTATTCTACTGAGCTCCAATTGTTCAAGGATTTGGCAAATATGAAAGAGAACAA gATAATTGACTTAATGTCTAAACTAGGGCTTAAAAAGTCGTCTGTTTTGCGTCATATGTCTACTGTGCTTCAGCCAGTCCTGGAGAAAGGAATAGTTGATCACTCCATCATTCATAAAGCTTTGCTTGAGTTTTTAAGCATTGCTGATAAG TTATCGGCAGAGGACATCATAAAGCAACTATCTGGAGCACTTCTTGTTCGGATGATTCACACCAAGGAGGGATCAAGAATTGGGATGCTCTGTGTCAAGCATGGTAGTGCTAAG GAAAGAAAGAAGCTTGTTAAGGGAGTGAAGGGACACGTCGGCAAGATTGCTCAAGATCACTGTGGAAGCTTG GTTCTGGTCTCTGCTCTATCAATTGTTGATGACACAAAACTTGTTACAAAG ATTATCATTCGTGAACTACAGCCGATCCTGAAGGAACTTGTTTATGATAAG AGTGGGAGGCGTCCAATTTTGCAGCTACTGCATCCATATTGTCAACGATATTTAAGTCTTGATGACTTGGCTTCTTTGAATGCTTCTATTCCTTCGCTCTCCGCAAAG GAAGTTGAGGATGATGAAAATCACGGCGAGGATAAGTTAGCTGAATCTAAAGATTATGGTGAAGGTGATGAGAAGGAAGTCGATGAACACATGGAAGCTGAGGAAGACATTCACTTGGTCAAGGGAGGTAAAAAGGATCCTTTTGTCAGGAGGCAAGAGTTGCTGGTGAAAAGCGGGCTTGCTGAG AGCCTTGTTGATGTCTGCATTGAGAGCGCAGAAGAATTACTCAAATCGAATTTTGGTAGAGAAGTTCTGTATGAG GTTGCTACTGGGGGTGTTGACAATATTCTTCGTCCAACTTTGGATGATAAATTGACGAGCCTATATGAGAAAATGGCAACACTTGCAGCCGAGCCAAAATCAGAAGAATCAGAACATGTTCTTGAGAACTTCCACTCCAGTAGAACCATCAGAAAACTTGTGTTGGACTGTCCAGACTTTGCCTCAATTCTATGGAAAACAGCGCTAAATGGGAATTCAAAGATATGGGCAGAAGGTCACAG CGCTAAGGTTGTTGCAGCATTCATGGAGTCATCAGATCCGAAGGTTAGGGAGTTGGCAAGCAAAGAGCTGCAGCCTCTAATAGATGGCGGTGTTCTCAAAATTCCTGAGACTAAACCATTAGAGAAATAG
- the LOC130825696 gene encoding pumilio homolog 24 isoform X2, translating into MAPNDKSQTLKKRKRIAGSKDDATEISNFKKKSKQLGKPVSGKSVSGKPVSGKPVKKKPEIQAKDGQLSKRELLKVAKERAEARKKKRKRHFTLEQELALLWEKMRRRNISKEERSKFVSEALEKMKGKIPEIAGSHISSRVLQTCVKYCSDAERDAIYEELKPHLLTLSASPYAVHLVTKMFDNASKSQLPKLISLLHGHVASLLRHSVGSIVVEHAYQMGNATHKRELLMELYSTELQLFKDLANMKENKIIDLMSKLGLKKSSVLRHMSTVLQPVLEKGIVDHSIIHKALLEFLSIADKLSAEDIIKQLSGALLVRMIHTKEGSRIGMLCVKHGSAKERKKLVKGVKGHVGKIAQDHCGSLVLVSALSIVDDTKLVTKIIIRELQPILKELVYDKSGRRPILQLLHPYCQRYLSLDDLASLNASIPSLSAKAIEDDENHGEDKLAESKDYGEGDEKEVDEHMEAEEDIHLVKGGKKDPFVRRQELLVKSGLAESLVDVCIESAEELLKSNFGREVLYEVATGGVDNILRPTLDDKLTSLYEKMATLAAEPKSEESEHVLENFHSSRTIRKLVLDCPDFASILWKTALNGNSKIWAEGHSAKVVAAFMESSDPKVRELASKELQPLIDGGVLKIPETKPLEK; encoded by the exons ATGGCACCAAATGATAAATCCCAGACATTAAAGAAGAGGAAACGAATTGCAGGAAGTAAAGATGATGCAACAGAAATCTCCAATTTTAAGAAGAAATCCAAACAGCTCGGTAAACCCGTTTCTGGAAAATCCGTTTCTGGCAAACCTGTTTCTGGGAAACCCGTCAAGAAGAAACCAGAGATTCAAGCCAAGGATGGTCAATTGTCCAAGAGAGAGCTTCTTAAGGTTGCCAAG GAGAGAGCAGAggcgaggaagaagaagagaaagcgTCATTTTACACTTGAGCAA GAGCTTGCTTTATTATGGGAGAAAATGAGACGGCGTAATATTTCCAAGGAAGAAAGATCAAA GTTTGTATCCGAGGCTTTGGAGAAGATGAAGGGTAAAATTCCAGAAATTGCCGGCTCCCATATCTCATCACGTGTATTGCAG aCATGCGTTAAGTATTGCTCAGATGCTGAGAGAGATGCAATATATGAGGAACTGAAACCACACTTACTTACTCTTTCCGCAAGCCCCTATGCTGTACATCTAGTGACCAAAATGTTTGACaatg CTTCTAAATCTCAGCTACCAAAGTTAATTTCCCTACTTCATGGGCATGTTGCTTCACTTTTAAGACATAGTGTGGGTTCCATTG TTGTTGAGCATGCATATCAAATGGGAAATGCAACTCACAAACGAGAGCTTTTGATGGAACTCTATTCTACTGAGCTCCAATTGTTCAAGGATTTGGCAAATATGAAAGAGAACAA gATAATTGACTTAATGTCTAAACTAGGGCTTAAAAAGTCGTCTGTTTTGCGTCATATGTCTACTGTGCTTCAGCCAGTCCTGGAGAAAGGAATAGTTGATCACTCCATCATTCATAAAGCTTTGCTTGAGTTTTTAAGCATTGCTGATAAG TTATCGGCAGAGGACATCATAAAGCAACTATCTGGAGCACTTCTTGTTCGGATGATTCACACCAAGGAGGGATCAAGAATTGGGATGCTCTGTGTCAAGCATGGTAGTGCTAAG GAAAGAAAGAAGCTTGTTAAGGGAGTGAAGGGACACGTCGGCAAGATTGCTCAAGATCACTGTGGAAGCTTG GTTCTGGTCTCTGCTCTATCAATTGTTGATGACACAAAACTTGTTACAAAG ATTATCATTCGTGAACTACAGCCGATCCTGAAGGAACTTGTTTATGATAAG AGTGGGAGGCGTCCAATTTTGCAGCTACTGCATCCATATTGTCAACGATATTTAAGTCTTGATGACTTGGCTTCTTTGAATGCTTCTATTCCTTCGCTCTCCGCAAAGGCAA TTGAGGATGATGAAAATCACGGCGAGGATAAGTTAGCTGAATCTAAAGATTATGGTGAAGGTGATGAGAAGGAAGTCGATGAACACATGGAAGCTGAGGAAGACATTCACTTGGTCAAGGGAGGTAAAAAGGATCCTTTTGTCAGGAGGCAAGAGTTGCTGGTGAAAAGCGGGCTTGCTGAG AGCCTTGTTGATGTCTGCATTGAGAGCGCAGAAGAATTACTCAAATCGAATTTTGGTAGAGAAGTTCTGTATGAG GTTGCTACTGGGGGTGTTGACAATATTCTTCGTCCAACTTTGGATGATAAATTGACGAGCCTATATGAGAAAATGGCAACACTTGCAGCCGAGCCAAAATCAGAAGAATCAGAACATGTTCTTGAGAACTTCCACTCCAGTAGAACCATCAGAAAACTTGTGTTGGACTGTCCAGACTTTGCCTCAATTCTATGGAAAACAGCGCTAAATGGGAATTCAAAGATATGGGCAGAAGGTCACAG CGCTAAGGTTGTTGCAGCATTCATGGAGTCATCAGATCCGAAGGTTAGGGAGTTGGCAAGCAAAGAGCTGCAGCCTCTAATAGATGGCGGTGTTCTCAAAATTCCTGAGACTAAACCATTAGAGAAATAG
- the LOC130825696 gene encoding pumilio homolog 24 isoform X3, producing MRRRNISKEERSKFVSEALEKMKGKIPEIAGSHISSRVLQTCVKYCSDAERDAIYEELKPHLLTLSASPYAVHLVTKMFDNASKSQLPKLISLLHGHVASLLRHSVGSIVVEHAYQMGNATHKRELLMELYSTELQLFKDLANMKENKIIDLMSKLGLKKSSVLRHMSTVLQPVLEKGIVDHSIIHKALLEFLSIADKLSAEDIIKQLSGALLVRMIHTKEGSRIGMLCVKHGSAKERKKLVKGVKGHVGKIAQDHCGSLVLVSALSIVDDTKLVTKIIIRELQPILKELVYDKSGRRPILQLLHPYCQRYLSLDDLASLNASIPSLSAKEVEDDENHGEDKLAESKDYGEGDEKEVDEHMEAEEDIHLVKGGKKDPFVRRQELLVKSGLAESLVDVCIESAEELLKSNFGREVLYEVATGGVDNILRPTLDDKLTSLYEKMATLAAEPKSEESEHVLENFHSSRTIRKLVLDCPDFASILWKTALNGNSKIWAEGHSAKVVAAFMESSDPKVRELASKELQPLIDGGVLKIPETKPLEK from the exons ATGAGACGGCGTAATATTTCCAAGGAAGAAAGATCAAA GTTTGTATCCGAGGCTTTGGAGAAGATGAAGGGTAAAATTCCAGAAATTGCCGGCTCCCATATCTCATCACGTGTATTGCAG aCATGCGTTAAGTATTGCTCAGATGCTGAGAGAGATGCAATATATGAGGAACTGAAACCACACTTACTTACTCTTTCCGCAAGCCCCTATGCTGTACATCTAGTGACCAAAATGTTTGACaatg CTTCTAAATCTCAGCTACCAAAGTTAATTTCCCTACTTCATGGGCATGTTGCTTCACTTTTAAGACATAGTGTGGGTTCCATTG TTGTTGAGCATGCATATCAAATGGGAAATGCAACTCACAAACGAGAGCTTTTGATGGAACTCTATTCTACTGAGCTCCAATTGTTCAAGGATTTGGCAAATATGAAAGAGAACAA gATAATTGACTTAATGTCTAAACTAGGGCTTAAAAAGTCGTCTGTTTTGCGTCATATGTCTACTGTGCTTCAGCCAGTCCTGGAGAAAGGAATAGTTGATCACTCCATCATTCATAAAGCTTTGCTTGAGTTTTTAAGCATTGCTGATAAG TTATCGGCAGAGGACATCATAAAGCAACTATCTGGAGCACTTCTTGTTCGGATGATTCACACCAAGGAGGGATCAAGAATTGGGATGCTCTGTGTCAAGCATGGTAGTGCTAAG GAAAGAAAGAAGCTTGTTAAGGGAGTGAAGGGACACGTCGGCAAGATTGCTCAAGATCACTGTGGAAGCTTG GTTCTGGTCTCTGCTCTATCAATTGTTGATGACACAAAACTTGTTACAAAG ATTATCATTCGTGAACTACAGCCGATCCTGAAGGAACTTGTTTATGATAAG AGTGGGAGGCGTCCAATTTTGCAGCTACTGCATCCATATTGTCAACGATATTTAAGTCTTGATGACTTGGCTTCTTTGAATGCTTCTATTCCTTCGCTCTCCGCAAAG GAAGTTGAGGATGATGAAAATCACGGCGAGGATAAGTTAGCTGAATCTAAAGATTATGGTGAAGGTGATGAGAAGGAAGTCGATGAACACATGGAAGCTGAGGAAGACATTCACTTGGTCAAGGGAGGTAAAAAGGATCCTTTTGTCAGGAGGCAAGAGTTGCTGGTGAAAAGCGGGCTTGCTGAG AGCCTTGTTGATGTCTGCATTGAGAGCGCAGAAGAATTACTCAAATCGAATTTTGGTAGAGAAGTTCTGTATGAG GTTGCTACTGGGGGTGTTGACAATATTCTTCGTCCAACTTTGGATGATAAATTGACGAGCCTATATGAGAAAATGGCAACACTTGCAGCCGAGCCAAAATCAGAAGAATCAGAACATGTTCTTGAGAACTTCCACTCCAGTAGAACCATCAGAAAACTTGTGTTGGACTGTCCAGACTTTGCCTCAATTCTATGGAAAACAGCGCTAAATGGGAATTCAAAGATATGGGCAGAAGGTCACAG CGCTAAGGTTGTTGCAGCATTCATGGAGTCATCAGATCCGAAGGTTAGGGAGTTGGCAAGCAAAGAGCTGCAGCCTCTAATAGATGGCGGTGTTCTCAAAATTCCTGAGACTAAACCATTAGAGAAATAG